In Clupea harengus chromosome 1, Ch_v2.0.2, whole genome shotgun sequence, one DNA window encodes the following:
- the LOC105897967 gene encoding heat-stable enterotoxin receptor-like yields the protein MLHLRCVLGLWFLNVVVVEGGFLESCRGRLFNLNVVLLEDDVSMWSLKYVREAVYSAINKDKLRNEAAGLTYTIRPNFCGFNTTLYRKRGCPSSSCEGVEILKSLHDNKTVGCAMLGPSCTYATFQLVDQNVGFTLSIPIISAGSFGLSCDDKPNLTRLLPPAHKVSSFFQHFWNVTGNHIKRHEWETAYVFKREDNSEECFWYINAMEAATHQFAKQIKREILRSLTELQDKLGNDASRHSNIFILCGTPKEIAAAKNVAFDIHPDIVFILIDIFNPHYHSNSTALPYMKNVLVLTHPNTRNYSGVDWSNNNSMINDYVAGYHDGVLLFGHVIRQELMQNRSRNGPSSAQPLFTNPFRNVAFDGLGGRYELDEKGDRDVHFSLIYTSNTDAKYKILFEFNSATNHVELVDINPDLIWPKSRLPDDKPANGLEPQQIIMIVLGLSVVIVTGIALIFYRQNRMERRNQKKWSHIQSELIAQLDDKERSLISLRIDGEHKDSGNQIRKGRYDKKPVILKELDHTDD from the exons ATGCTACACTTGAGATGCGTGCTGGGTCTCTGGTTCCtgaatgtggtggtggtggaggggggctTTTTGGAGAGTTGCCGCGGCAGACTGTTTAATCTGAACGTGGTGCTTTTGGAAGACGATGTGTCGATGTGGAGCTTGAAATACGTGAGAGAGGCCGTCTATTCCGCCATTAATAAGGACAAGTTGCGCAACGAAGCCGCAG GTCTAACCTACACGATACGCCCAAACTTCTGCGGGTTCAACACCACGTTGTACCGGAAGAGAGGCTGCCCGAGCAGTAGCTGTGAGGGAGTGGAGATACTGAAGTCACTACAT GACAATAAGACGGTTGGCTGTGCCATGCTCGGCCCGTCCTGTACCTACGCCACTTTTCAGCTGGTGGA TCAGAACGTCGGGTTCACCCTGAGCATCCCCATCATCTCGGCGGGCAGCTTCGGACTGTCATGCGACGACAAGCCCAACCTGACGCGGCTGCTGCCGCCGGCTCACAAGGTCTCCAGCTTCTTCCAGCACTTCTGGAACGTCACGGGCAACCACATCAAGAGACACGAGTGGGAGACGGCCTACGTGTTCAAGAGAGAAGACAACTCAGAGGAGTGCTtctg GTACATCAATGCCATGGAGGCTGCCACACACCAGTTCGCCAAGCAGATCAAGAGAGAGATCCTGCGCAGCTTGACTGAGCTTCAGGACAAACTGGGGAACGACGCCAGCAGGCACAGTAACA TATTTATTCTTTGTGGAACACCGAAGGAAATCGCTGCTGCTAAAAATGTAGCGTTTGACATTCACCCCGACATCGTCTTCATCCTCATCGACATCTTCAA TCCCCATTATCACAGCAATAGCACAGCTCTGCCGTACATGAAGAACGTCCTGGTGCTTACACATCCCAACACACGGAACTACAGTGGGGTCGACTGgtccaacaacaacagcatg ataaacgaCTATGTGGCGGGTTACCATGACGGCGTGTTGCTGTTTGGTCATGTGATACGGCAAGAGTTGATGCAGAACCGGAGCAGGAACGGCCCATCTTCAGCTCAACCGTTATTCACCAATCCGTTCAGGAATGTTGCATTTGatg GTCTGGGCGGTCGCTACGAGCTGGATGAGAAGGGCGACAGGGATGTTCATTTCTCCCTCATCTACACCTCCAACACCGACGCAAAG TATAAAATCCTGTTTGAATTTAATTCGGCCACGAACCATGTCGAACTGGTGGACATCAACCCTGATTTAATCTGGCCAAAATCCAGGTTACCGGATGACAAACCTGCAAATG GTCTTGAGCCTCAACAGATTATCATGATTGTCCTGGGTCTCAGCGTTGTCATAGTAACAGGCATTGCGTTGATCTTCTACAG GCAGAACAGGATGGAACGCAGAAACCAGAAGAAGTGGTCCCATATCCAGTCGGAGCTGATCGCCCAGCTGGACGACAAGGAGCGGAGTTTGATCTCTCTCAGG ATTGATGGGGAACATAAAGACAGCGGCAATCAAATCCGTAAGGGTCGCTATGACAAGAAG CCTGTCATCCTTAAAGAGCTCGATCACACggatgattga
- the pick1 gene encoding PRKCA-binding protein — translation MFTDMDYELEEDKLGIPTVPGTVTLQKDSGNLIGISIGGGAQYCPCLYIVQVFDNTPAALDGTLAAGDEITGVNSKTVKGKTKVEVAKMIQVVQGQVTIHYNKLQADPKQGKSLDIVLKKVKHRLVENMSSGTADALGLSRAILCNDGLVRRLEELEKTAELYKGLMEHTKRLLRAFFELSQTHRAFGDVFSVIGVREPQAAASEAFVKFAEAHRNIEKYGIQLLKTIKPMLHDLNTYLHKAIPDTKLTIRKYLDVKFEYLSYCLKVKEMDDEEYSCIVSISSSFILNVLYSSW, via the exons ATGTTTACAGACATGGACTACGAGCTGGAAGAGGATAAACT TGGGATTCCAACGGTCCCTGGAACGGTGACTCTGCAGAAAGACTCGGGGAACCTGATCGGGATCAGCATCGGAGGGGGTGCTCAGTACTGCCCCTGTCTCTACATTGTACAG GTCTTTGACAATACCCCTGCGGCATTGGACGGAACACTAGCTGCTGGCGATGAGATCACTGGAGTCAACAGTAAAACCGTTAAGGGAAAGACCAAAGTGGAGGTGGCCAAAATGATCCAGGTTGTGCAG GGTCAGGTCACAATTCACTATAATAAGCTACAAGCAGATCCGAAGCAGGGGAAGTCTCTCGATATAG TGTTGAAGAAGGTGAAACATCGTCTCGTGGAGAACATGAGCTCGGGGACCGCAGATGCCCTCGGCCTCAGCAGAGCGATCCTGTGCAATG ACGGACTGGTGAGGAGGCTGGAGGAGCTCGAGAAAACTGCTGAGCTTTATAAAG GACTGATGGAGCACACCAAGCGGCTGCTCAGAGCCTTCTTCGAGCTCTCGCAGACTCACAGAG CCTTCGGCGACGTCTTCTCTGTGATCGGTGTGCGGGAGCCCCAGGCCGCAGCCAGCGAGGCCTTCGTGAAGTTTGCCGAGGCTCACCGCAACATCGAGAAATACGGCATCCAGTTGTTGAAGACCATTAAACCG aTGCTTCATGATTTGAACACTTACCTGCACAAGGCCATCCCCGACACTAAGCTCACCATTCGCAAGTACCTGGACGTCAAATTTGAATACCTG TCCTATTGCTTGAAGGTGAAGGAGATGGATGATGAGGAGTACAGCTGTATTGTAAGCATTTCCTCCTCTTTTATTCTCAATGTATTGTACTCAAGTTGGTGA